A section of the Carassius carassius chromosome 17, fCarCar2.1, whole genome shotgun sequence genome encodes:
- the LOC132161014 gene encoding 6-phosphofructo-2-kinase/fructose-2,6-bisphosphatase 4-like isoform X1, which produces MSSTEDVIMAIPRELTQNPLRKIWMPCKNGLPEKHISQKRVCMTNCPTLIVTVGLPARGKTYISKKLTHYLNWIGVPTKEFNVGQYRRECVKIYKSFEFFRPDNEEGLKIRKQCALAALNDVRQYLSVEGGQVAVFDATNTTRERRATITRFAEQNGYKVFFVESVCEDPSIIAENIVQVKLDSPDYTDCNTEEVIQDFMKRIKCYEKSYQPLDENLDRELSYIKIMDVGQRYLVNRVLDHIQSRIVYYLMNIHITPRSIYLCRHGESDLNVRGRIGGDSGLSPRGKEFAQCLGRFIQDQNIKDLKVWTSQMKRTIQTAEALGVPYEQWKALNEIDAGVCEEMMYEEIQEHYPLEFALRDQDKYRYRYPKGESYEDLVQRLEPVIMELERQENVLVICHQAVMRCLLAYFLDKSAEELPYLKCPLHTVLKLTPVAYGCKVESIYLNVEAVNTHRDKPENVDISRLSEEALFTVPAHY; this is translated from the exons ATGAGCTCCACAGAAGATGTTATAATGGCGATTCCCAGAGAGCTCACACAAAACCCACTGCGAAAAATATGGATGCCATGCAAGAATGGGCTACCGGAAAAACACATTTCTCAGAAAAGAG TTTGCATGACCAACTGTCCCACTCTCATTGTGACTGTTGGCCTGCCAGCGAGAGGCAAAACCTACATTTCTAAAAAACTCACACACTACCTCAACTGGATTGGTGTACCAACAAAAG AATTCAATGTGGGACAGTATCGGAGGGAATGTGTGAAAATCTACAAGAGCTTTGAATTCTTTCGCCCTGATAATGAGGAAGGGCTGAAGATAAGAAA gCAGTGTGCTTTGGCTGCACTCAATGACGTCAGACAGTACCTCAGTGTTGAGGGCGGCCAGGTTGCT gtgtTTGATGCCACAAACACAACCAGAGAAAGAAGGGCCACCATCACAagatttgcagaacaaaatggcTATAAG gtgTTTTTTGTggagtctgtgtgtgaagacCCCAGCATTATTGCAGAGAACATTGTG CAGGTGAAGCTAGACAGTCCAGACTACACTGACTGCAACACCGAAGAAGTCATCCAGGACTTTATGAAGAGGATCAAATGCTATGAGAAGAGCTACCAGCCACTGGATGAAAACCTGGACAG AGAGTTGTCATACATTAAAATCATGGACGTGGGTCAGCGGTATCTGGTGAACCGTGTACTCGACCACATCCAGAGCAGAATCGTTTATTATCTGATGAACATCCACATCACCCCGCGCTCCATCTACCTCTGTCGACACGGAGAGAGCGACCTTAACGTCAGAGGTCGCATCGGAGGGGATTCAGGCCTGTCGCCCCGTGGTAAAGAG TTCGCTCAGTGTCTAGGGAGGTTTATACAGGATCAGAATATAAAGGATCTCAAGGTGTGGACGAGTCAGATGAAGCGGACCATTCAGACCGCTGAGGCGCTGGGTGTACCGTATGAACAGTGGAAAGCCCTCAATGAGATTGATGCT GGTGTTTGTGAGGAGATGATGTATGAGGAGATCCAGGAACATTATCCTCTGGAGTTCGCCCTCAGAGACCAGGACAAATATCGCTACCGTTACCCTAAAGGAGAG TCTTATGAGGATCTTGTCCAGCGATTGGAGCCAGTCATTATGGAGCTTGAGCGGCAGGAGAATGTGTTGGTCATTTGTCACCAGGCTGTTATGCGCTGTCTGCTTGCTTACTTCCTGGACAAGAGTGCAG AAGAGCTGCCGTACCTGAAATGCCCCCTACACACAGTCCTGAAGCTTACTCCTGTGGCCTATG GCTGCAAAGTGGAGTCGATCTATCTTAATGTGGAGGCGgttaacacacacagagacaaaccgGAG AATGTGGACATTTCCCGTCTGTCAGAGGAGGCTCTTTTCACTGTTCCAGCCCATTACTGA
- the LOC132161014 gene encoding 6-phosphofructo-2-kinase/fructose-2,6-bisphosphatase 4-like isoform X2: MRNSACFRDGQDRNGTVCMTNCPTLIVTVGLPARGKTYISKKLTHYLNWIGVPTKEFNVGQYRRECVKIYKSFEFFRPDNEEGLKIRKQCALAALNDVRQYLSVEGGQVAVFDATNTTRERRATITRFAEQNGYKVFFVESVCEDPSIIAENIVQVKLDSPDYTDCNTEEVIQDFMKRIKCYEKSYQPLDENLDRELSYIKIMDVGQRYLVNRVLDHIQSRIVYYLMNIHITPRSIYLCRHGESDLNVRGRIGGDSGLSPRGKEFAQCLGRFIQDQNIKDLKVWTSQMKRTIQTAEALGVPYEQWKALNEIDAGVCEEMMYEEIQEHYPLEFALRDQDKYRYRYPKGESYEDLVQRLEPVIMELERQENVLVICHQAVMRCLLAYFLDKSAEELPYLKCPLHTVLKLTPVAYGCKVESIYLNVEAVNTHRDKPENVDISRLSEEALFTVPAHY, encoded by the exons ATGAGGAACAGCGCCTGCTTTCGAGACGGACAAGACCGCAACGGGACAG TTTGCATGACCAACTGTCCCACTCTCATTGTGACTGTTGGCCTGCCAGCGAGAGGCAAAACCTACATTTCTAAAAAACTCACACACTACCTCAACTGGATTGGTGTACCAACAAAAG AATTCAATGTGGGACAGTATCGGAGGGAATGTGTGAAAATCTACAAGAGCTTTGAATTCTTTCGCCCTGATAATGAGGAAGGGCTGAAGATAAGAAA gCAGTGTGCTTTGGCTGCACTCAATGACGTCAGACAGTACCTCAGTGTTGAGGGCGGCCAGGTTGCT gtgtTTGATGCCACAAACACAACCAGAGAAAGAAGGGCCACCATCACAagatttgcagaacaaaatggcTATAAG gtgTTTTTTGTggagtctgtgtgtgaagacCCCAGCATTATTGCAGAGAACATTGTG CAGGTGAAGCTAGACAGTCCAGACTACACTGACTGCAACACCGAAGAAGTCATCCAGGACTTTATGAAGAGGATCAAATGCTATGAGAAGAGCTACCAGCCACTGGATGAAAACCTGGACAG AGAGTTGTCATACATTAAAATCATGGACGTGGGTCAGCGGTATCTGGTGAACCGTGTACTCGACCACATCCAGAGCAGAATCGTTTATTATCTGATGAACATCCACATCACCCCGCGCTCCATCTACCTCTGTCGACACGGAGAGAGCGACCTTAACGTCAGAGGTCGCATCGGAGGGGATTCAGGCCTGTCGCCCCGTGGTAAAGAG TTCGCTCAGTGTCTAGGGAGGTTTATACAGGATCAGAATATAAAGGATCTCAAGGTGTGGACGAGTCAGATGAAGCGGACCATTCAGACCGCTGAGGCGCTGGGTGTACCGTATGAACAGTGGAAAGCCCTCAATGAGATTGATGCT GGTGTTTGTGAGGAGATGATGTATGAGGAGATCCAGGAACATTATCCTCTGGAGTTCGCCCTCAGAGACCAGGACAAATATCGCTACCGTTACCCTAAAGGAGAG TCTTATGAGGATCTTGTCCAGCGATTGGAGCCAGTCATTATGGAGCTTGAGCGGCAGGAGAATGTGTTGGTCATTTGTCACCAGGCTGTTATGCGCTGTCTGCTTGCTTACTTCCTGGACAAGAGTGCAG AAGAGCTGCCGTACCTGAAATGCCCCCTACACACAGTCCTGAAGCTTACTCCTGTGGCCTATG GCTGCAAAGTGGAGTCGATCTATCTTAATGTGGAGGCGgttaacacacacagagacaaaccgGAG AATGTGGACATTTCCCGTCTGTCAGAGGAGGCTCTTTTCACTGTTCCAGCCCATTACTGA
- the LOC132161012 gene encoding uncharacterized protein LOC132161012: MSEMLSPFLSTRENGLLFSLIRHDCSVLACGIVQLVMAAPPQKKEWKSLSSGVLCLVQDKSVHSTFMRSYSLKKAKLQWEQELYTPFEYSETCPYFHTFPGDECQIGINFADEDEAKQFYIAVQKQISDNKASLGLTRRYSVGSVSDWKEKLDSCLRENELHKRLSLRSSPRVPQRLDSEAALTESKPTVASKKSSQSHDSPQTLSGVNEESMLIAQRKGPLPPIPIHARIAKLNCNASEQNFDSKIPVPSWVPSPPFYQAPAVPPSSVIKDPYSAGMKHSFHYNVGIKEESGYDDYL; encoded by the exons ATGTCAGAAATGTTGAGTCCGTTCCTGTCGACTCGTGAGAACGGGCTTCTCTTCAGTTTAATAAGACATGACTGCAGT GTTTTAGCATGTGGTATTGTCCAGCTGGTAATGGCAGCCCCTCCACAGAAAAAGGAATGGAAAAGTCTCAGTTCTGGAGTACTATGTCTGGTGCAAGATAAATCTGTGCACTCAACATTCATGAGATCCTACAGTCTTAAG AAAGCCAAGCTGCAATGGGAACAGGAGCTGTATACACCATTTGAATACTCAGAAACTTGTCCTTATTTCCATACCTTCCCTGGTGAT GAGTGTCAGATAGGAATAAACTTTGCGGATGAAGATGAGGCCAAGCAGTTCTACATTGCTGTGCAGAAGCAGATCAGTGATAACAAAG CATCTTTGGGACTTACACGCAGATACAGTGTGGGCAGTGTTTCTGACTGGAAAGAAAAACTTGACAGTTGTCTTAGAGAAAATGAATTGCACAAGAG GCTTTCACTCAGAAGTTCACCCAGAGTTCCACAGCGTCTTGATTCAGAAGCAGCACTTACAGAGAGCAAACCCACAGTTGCTAGCAAAAAGTCCAGCCAATCACATGACTCGCCACAGACTCTCTCTGGTGTTAATGAAGAGTCTATGTTGATCGCCCAGAGGAAAGGGCCCCTCCCACCTATTCCCATTCATGCCAGGATAGCCAAGTTGAATTGCAATGCTAGTGAGCAAAACTTTGACTCCAAGATTCCCGTTCCATCATGGGTGCCATCCCCTCCATTTTACCAGGCCCCTGCAGTCCCTCCAAGCTCCGTT ATTAAAGATCCCTACTCTGCTGGAATGAAGCACAGTTTTCATTATAATG TTGGCATCAAGGAGGAATCTGGCTATGATGACTACCTTTAA
- the sec61a1a gene encoding protein transport protein Sec61 subunit alpha-like 1 has product MGIKFLEVIKPFCAVLPEIQKPERKIQFREKVLWTAITLFIFLVCCQIPLFGIMSSDSADPFYWMRVILASNRGTLMELGISPIVTSGLIMQLLAGAKIIEVGDTPKDRALFNGAQKLFGMIITIGQAIVYVMTGMYGDPSEMGAGICLLIIIQLFVAGMIVLLLDELLQKGYGLGSGISLFIATNICETIVWKAFSPTTVNTGRGTEFEGAIIALFHLLATRTDKVRALREAFYRQNLPNLMNLISTVFVFAVVIYFQGFRVDLPIKSARYRGQYNTYPIKLFYTSNIPIILQSALVSNLYVISQMLSNRFSGNILVNLLGTWSDATSGGPARAYPVGGLCYYLSPPESFGSVLDDPVHAVIYIVFMLGSCAFFSKTWIEVSGSSAKDVAKQLKEQQMVMRGHRETSMVHELNRYIPTAAAFGGLCIGGLSVMADFLGAIGSGTGILLAVTIIYQYFEIFVKEQSEVGSMGALLF; this is encoded by the exons ATGGGGA TTAAGTTCTTAGAGGTTATAAAACCGTTCTGTGCGGTTTTGCCAGAAATCCAGAAACCAGAAAGAAAG ATCCAGTTCAGAGAAAAAGTGCTATGGACTGCCATCACATTGTTCATCTTTCTTGTTTGCTGtcag ATCCCACTGTTTGGGATCATGTCTTCAGACTCCGCAGATCCATTCTACTGGATGAGAGTCATCTTGGCATCCAACAGAG GTACTCTGATGGAGTTGGGTATCTCTCCCATTGTGACCTCTGGTCTGATCATGCAGCTGCTGGCTGGAGCTAAAATCATTGAGGTTGGAGACACACCAAAAGACAGGGCGCTTTTCAATGGAGCCCAGAaat tgtTTGGTATGATCATCACCATTGGCCAGGCTATTGTCTACGTCATGACTGGAATGTATGGCGACCCTTCAGAGATGGGTGCTGGCATCTGTCTGCTGATCATCATTCAG TTGTTTGTGGCCGGTATGATCGTGTTGCTGCTGGATGAGTTGCTGCAAAAGGGTTACGGATTGGGTTCTGGTATCTCTCTCTTCATCGCCACCAACATCTGTGAGACAATCGTATGGAAGGCGTTCAGCCCAACCACAGTCAACACAGGCAGAG GTACTGAGTTTGAGGGAGCCATTATTGCTCTGTTCCACCTGTTGGCCACTCGTACCGATAAAGTGCGAGCACTGAGAGAGGCCTTCTACAGACAGAACCTGCCCAATCTCATGAACCTCATCTCTACAGTCTTCGTCTTTGCTGTGGTCATATACTTccag GGTTTCAGAGTTGACCTGCCTATCAAGTCTGCACGTTACCGTGGCCAGTACAACACCTATCCCATCAAGCTGTTCTACACCTCCAACATTCCCATCATCCTGCAGTCTGCTCTGGTCTCTAACCTGTATGTCATTTCTCAGATGCTCTCCAACCGCTTCAGTGGAAATATCCTGGTCAACCTACTGGGGACTTGGTCT GATGCCACATCCGGTGGTCCAGCCCGTGCCTACCCTGTAGGCGGTCTGTGTTACTATCTGTCTCCTCCGGAATCATTTGGTTCTGTGCTTGATGACCCAGTCCATGCAGTGATCTACATTGTATTCATGCTGGGATCCTGTGCCTTCTTTTCCAAGACCTGGATTGAAGTTTCTGGATCATCTGCCAAAGAT gTGGCCAAGCAGCTGAAAGAACAGCAGATGGTGATGAGGGGACACAGAGAGACCTCCATGGTTCATGAACTCAACAG GTACATCCCCACAGCGGCTGCATTTGGTGGACTGTGTATCGGAGGCCTTTCAGTAATGGCTGACTTCCTGGGAGCCATCGGTTCTGGAACAGGGATCCTTTTGGCTGTTACCATCATCTATCAGTACTTTGAAATATTTGTTAAGGAACAGAGTGAAGTTGGCAGCATGGGAGCGCTACTCTTCTAA
- the chchd4b gene encoding coiled-coil-helix-coiled-coil-helix domain containing 4b, with product MTTVSEEGKDRVIFVTKEEHEIPSTVKLDEEDANEDYEEKGLILPSGEINWDCPCLGGMASGVCGEQFKTAFTCFHFSQEEVKGSDCLEQFSSMQECFRHHPELFPREDDLQSANPESNAEQKDSPSISDFSTSKESDPLPTDTNDMPSQLPVAS from the exons ATGACTACAGTCAGCGAGGAAG GGAAGGACCGAGTCATATTTGTCACCAAGGAAGAACATGAAATTCCTAGCACTGTGAAACTGGATGAGGAGGATGCAAATGAGGACTATGAAGAAAAAG GTCTCATCTTGCCGAGTGGTGAGATAAATTGGGACTGTCCGTGTTTAGGGGGGATGGCAAGTGGAGTGTGTGGCGAGCAGTTTAAGACTGCATTCACCTGCTTCCACTTTAGTCAAGAAGAGGTGAAGGGTTCGGACTGTCTGGAGCAGTTCAGCAGCATGCAGGAGTGTTTTCGGCATCATCCTGAACTCTTCCCTCGGGAAGATGATCTTCAAAGTGCCAATCCTGAATCAAACGCAGAACAAAAAGACTCCCCTTCCATCTCTGACTTCAGCACAAGCAAAGAGTCTGACCCTCTGCCCACTGACACGAACGATATGCCTTCACAGCTGCCCGTAGCTAGTTAA
- the uroc1 gene encoding urocanate hydratase encodes MSSLKEICAGLPLDPLPPNRGRDPCIPHAPVRTPNFTPAEERLALRNALRYFPPNLHVTLATEFAQELRQYGHIYMYRFCPTLRMRAYPIDQYPCRTRQAASIMLMIMNNLDPAVAQFSQELVTYGGNGQVFSNWAQFWLVFHYLSTMTEEQTLVMYSGHPLGLFPSLPSSPRCVITNGMVIPNYSSREEYEKMFAMGITMYGQMTAGSYCYIGPQGIVHGTMLTVLNAGRRYLGSGDLRGRVFVTSGLGGMSGAQAKAAVIAGCVGVIAEVDEVPLKKRHEQGWLMEITSDLSHCIQRIREARKAKMPLSLGYHGNIVDLWECLYQEYKKTGELLVDLGSDQTSLHNPFSGGYYPVQLAFRQANQLMNTDPEGFKTLVHESLRRQVAAINKLSDAGMFFWDYGNAFLLEAKRAGAEVENKGGGATEFKYPSYVQHIMGDIFSLGFGPFRWVCTSGDPADLAETDAIATAVLEEISSTVTEQVRQQYNDNIRWIREAGTHKMVVGSQARILYSDQRGRVSIALAINQAIAKGRVSAPIVISRDHHDVSGTDSPFRETSNVYDGSAFCADMAVQNFVGDAFRGATWVALHNGGGVGWGEVINGGFGLVLDGSEDAGQRAKLMLNWDVSNGVARRCWSGNANAYETIQRTMEVQRQLRVTMPNPVEKDQILDRALQG; translated from the exons ATGTCAAGCCTAAAGGAGATCTGTGCTGGATTACCCCTTGATCCTCTTCCTCCGAACCGTGGCAGAGACCCCTGCATACCTCATGCACCTGTCCGTACTCCAAACTTCACCCCAGCAGAAGAACGG cTGGCTTTGAGGAACGCTTTGAGATACTTTCCTCCAAATCTGCATGTGACTCTGGCTACAGAGTTTGCGCAGGAGCTCAGACAGTATGGACACATTTACATGTACCGCTTCTGTCCTACACTACGTATGAG agcCTACCCTATTGATCAGTACCCATGTAGAACAAGACAAGCTGCTTCCATCATGCTTATGATAATGAACAACCTGGATCCTGCTGTAGCACAG TTCTCACAAGAGCTTGTCACATACGGAGGAAACGGACAGGTGTTCAGCAACTGGGCGCAG TTCTGGTTGGTATTTCACTATCTGAGCACCATGACTGAAGAGCAGACCCTTGTGATGTATAGTGGTCATCCATTGGGTCTTTTTCCCAGCCTCCCTTCTTCTCCACGCTGTGTAATCACAAACGGCATG GTCATTCCAAACTATTCTTCCAGAGAGGAATATGAGAAGATGTTTGCTATGGGCATTACAAT GTATGGGCAGATGACCGCTGGAAGTTACTGTTACATTGGCCCCCAGGGCATCGTCCACGGCACCATG TTGACAGTGCTCAATGCAGGACGGAGATACTTGGGCTCAGGTGACCTGAGGGGTCGTGTGTTTGTGACATCTGGTCTGGGAGGCATGAGCGGAGCACAAGCAAAGGCAGCGGTCATTGCTGGCTGTGTTGGGGTCATTGCAGAG GTTGATGAAGTGCCACTAAAGAAAAGGCATGAGCAGGGCTGGCTGATGGAGATCACTAGTGACTTGAGCCACTGCATCCAACGCATCAG GGAGGCCAGAAAAGCAAAGATGCCCTTGAGTTTAGGCTACCATGGCAACATTGTGGATCTCTG GGAGTGCCTCTACCAGGAGTATAAGAAGACAGGAGAGTTGTTGGTTGATTTGGGTTCTGATCAGACATCACTTCATAATCCGTTCAGTGGAGGATATTACCCAGTGCAACTAGCCTTCAGACAAGCCAATCAGCTCATGAACACCGACCCTGAGGGCTTCAAAACCCTTGTACATGAAAG TCTTCGCAGGCAGGTGGCTGCCATCAATAAATTGTCGGATGCAGGGATGTTCTTCTGGGACTACGGAAATGCTTTTCTATTAGAGGCCAAGCGAGCAG GTGCGGAGGTAGAGAATAAAGGGGGAGGGGCTACTGAGTTTAAATATCCCTCATATGTCCAACACATAATGGG AGATATTTTTTCACTGGGTTTTGGGCCATTTCGTTGGGTCTGTACCTCGGGTGACCCTGCTGACCTGGCTGAGACTGACGCAATCGCCACTGCTGTTCTAGAAGAGATAAGTTCCACAGTAACCGAACAAGTCCGACAGCAGTACAATGACAACATCCGCTGGATCCGTGAAGCTGGGACACACAAAATG GTTGTGGGTTCGCAGGCCCGTATACTCTATTCGGACCAGCGAGGAAGAGTATCCATCGCCTTGGCCATAAACCAAGCCATTGCTAAGGGCAGAGTCTCG GCTCCAATAGTCATCAGTAGAGACCACCATGATGTCAGCGGGACAGACAGCCCCTTCAGGGAGACATCCAATGTTTATGATGGCTCTGCCTTCTGTGCAG ACATGGCAGTGCAGAACTTTGTTGGCGATGCATTTCGTGGTGCCACATGGGTCGCTTTGCACAATGGAGGAGGAGTTGGATG ggggGAAGTGATAAATGGTGGTTTTGGATTGGTTCTGGATGGttctgaagatgcaggacaaagAGCTAAACTAATGTTAAATTGGGATGTCTCTAATGGG GTGGCACGGAGATGCTGGTCTGGCAATGCGAATGCTTATGAGACAATTCAACGTACCATGGAGGTCCAGCGTCAGCTGAGAGTCACAATGCCCAACCCAGTAGAGAAAGATCAAATTCTGGACCGTGCACTGCAGGGATAG